DNA from Pirellulales bacterium:
AGAAGGTCCCGCGCAGCCAATGCGGGGGGTCGAACAGGTCACGCGGCGCCAACAACTCGATGGCGATGGCTGGAAGCCGCGCTAGCAGCGCGCGACGCTGGTATCGCCATTGCTTGCAGGCAAGGTGTGCCGCGCGCCTGCCGACTTGAGGCAACGGCGTTTCAGGCCTTACGTTCGTCAGTGCCTCGGCAGGAGGCCTCTCTTTTGCGACCCGCAAAGTCTGTGCGGGTCGCCCCCTCTCGTCGGTCGCCGCGATTCTGCGCCGTGACTGGGATTGCTTGGAAACCTGGGAAGCCTTTGCAGTCGGTGGGGGCGTTGCTGCAGCCGTGCTTGCAAACGGTCCGATTAACTCTGCGTGCCCAGGCGAGTTAGGCCGGTTCCCCGCACCTACCTTTTCCGGCTGCCACTCGCCGCGCGGCACAGCGGGCCTTCAGATCCCACCCGGCAGCGATAGACCCATCTATGCTCGTGCAAATTGCCCGCCGTTGCGGTCGGCCCGTGGGGTCGATCATCACCCGCTCGCGCCTGGCGGTGGCGCTGGCCCTTTCGTTAAGCCTGTGTGGCCTCGTCGCGTCGACGGACGCGTCGGAATTGCGCCGCTCGGCCATCGTCAGGGCTGTACAGGGCGCCGCGCCATCGGTCGTCAACATCAATGGCGAGAAGGTGTTGTCGCCCGGCGATGCCGGCTTCACCCACACGAACTCGGAAAATCGTGTCAATGGCATGGGCACGGGCGTCATCATCGACGACCGGGGCTACATCATTACGAATTTCCACGTCGTCGACGGGGTGGAGCAGATCAAAGTGACGCTCGCCAATCGCGAGACGATGCTGGCCAAGGTCGTTTCGAACGATCCTTCGACCGATCTGGCGATCATCAAGATCGATTCGCGCGAGCCGTTGCCAGTGCTCAAAATCGGCACGTCGAAAGACCTGATGGCCGGCGAGACCGTCATCGCGGTCGGCAATGCCTTCGGTTATGAGCACACCGTCACCGTCGGCATCATCAGTGCGCTGCATCGCTCGGTGCAGGTGGGCGATGCGCAGAAGTATGAAGATTTGATCCAGACCGATGCCAGCATCAATCCGGGCAACTCTGGTGGACCGCTGCTGAACATCGACGGCGACCTGATCGGCATCAACGTGGCCGTGCGGGTCGGCGCCCAGGGCATTGGCTTCGCGATTCCGATCGACACCGCGCTCGAAGTGGCCGCCGACCTGTTGAGCACGCGTCGCGTCGACCACACCTGGCACGGCGTGGTGACCACGTCGGCCGAGGACGTTGACGATCGCGCTGTCGTGGTGGCAGGCTTCGACGATGAGAGTCCCGCGGCACGATCGGGACTGAAAGTGGGCGATCGCATTCAGAGCATTGCCGGCCGCCGCGTCGAGCGACCCTGCGATCTCGAACGGGCCATGCTCGGTCACCGCCCCGGCGACGAGATCGAGATCGACGTCGTCCGCGCCAGCGAAGAGACCACGGTCAAACTGGTGCTCGCCGGCGTGCCAGAATCGATGCGTGCTCCCACGGGCGATCCCTTCTGGGAGGTGCTGGGGGTGCGGTTGAAGACGATCCCGTCGAAGCAATTCCAGCGTCACGGCACGCGCTATCGCGGCGGCCTGGCGATCACCGCCGTTCGACCCGACGGTCCCGCCGCTCGACAAGGCATTCGCCGGGGCGACGTCCTCGTCGGCATGCACGTCTGGGAAACGATCTCCTTGGAGAACGTCTCCTACATCCTGAACCGCCCCGACTTTGCCAAGTTCGAACCGGTGAAGTTCTATATTCTGCGGGGTAATGAGACTCTGTACGGCAGCCTGAGCGTTTCGCGCCGCTAAAAGCACCACGACGAACGTACCGTTGGTGGTCCGCCACGACGTTCCGGCAGCGACGGGGCTTCCAGCCATCCTCGGAGTGCGCCCCCCCGTCCTGGTTGCGATCGGACGACGTCGGTACGTAGACTGGCGGTGCTAATTTCTGCATTGCCGCCGCCGGACCGACCACGATGAATCTCGCCCGCGCCTGCCTGGTTGCCTTGCGATGCTGCGCACTTTGCGTTGGTATCATCGCCGCCTGGGCGCTGCACGGCCAGGTGACCTGCGCCGAGGATCTCTTTCGGGATAAGGTGGCGCCGCTTCTCGAAACTCGCTGCCTCGAGTGCCATCGCGGCATCGCCGCGCGAGCCAAATTGTCGCTGGCGTCGCGGGCCGATGTCTTGCGCGGAGGCGAGGGGGGGCCGGCGGTCGAGCCCGGCAAGCCCGACGAGAGCCTGCTGCTCGATTACATCTCGGGGGACGATCCCGCGATGCCCAAGGACGCCGAGCCGCTGGCAGCGGCCGAGGTCGAGGCCGTGCGAGCGTGGATCGCCGCGGGAGCCGAATGGCCGGCGGATGTCACGCTGCAGGCGCGATCGCTCGACGGCAAGGCCTGGTGGTCGCTGGCGCCGCTCGAGCAGCCCGCGGTTCCGCAGGTTGAAGGCGATTCTGCCTGGGCTAGAACGCCAGTTGACTCGTTTGTACTCGCCAAGCTGGTCGAGGCCGGTCTGCAGCCGGGGAGAGAGGCGGATCGTCGCACGCTCATTCGACGCCTGACGTACGACCTGCACGGTTTGCCCCCCACCCCCGAGGAGATCGATGCCTTCCTGGCCGACGAGGATCCGCAAGCGTACGAACAGCTTGTGGATCGGTTGTTGGCCTCGCCGCGCTATGGCGAACGTTGGGCCCGGCACTGGCTCGACGTGGTGCATTTTGGCGAGTCGCACGGTTACGACAAGGACAAGAAACGCAATCACGCCTGGCCTTACCGCGACTATGTCATTCGGGCGCTGAACGAAGATCGCCCCTACGCACCCTTCGTCGAGGAGCAGGTCGCCGGGGATGTCTTACGGCCGGGAGATGTCGAGGCGATCGCGGCGACGGGATTCCTCGTCGCCGGTCCCTGGGATTTCGTCGGGCATGTCGAGCTGCGCGAAGGTACGGTCGACAAGTTCAAGACGCGCGCCATCGATCGAGACGACATCGTCGCCAACACGATGTCGACCTTCAGCAGTCTCACGGTCCATTGCGCACGCTGTCACGATCATCCGTTCGACCCCATTCCGCAGCACGATTACTACCAACTACAGGCAGACTTCGCCGGCATCGACCGGGGCGATCGCAACTGCGACGCGCCGGAACTGAACGCGCGACGTCACGAGTTGACCGTGCAGCGAGACGCAGCTCGCCAGAAGCTCGAAGCAGCCAAGGCCGCGGCCAAGGATGCGCCGAACTCGCCATTAACCGAGCTGGAGCAAGAACTGACGCGGTGCGAAGCCGAGTTGGCCAGCGTGCCGCCGCCTCATTTGATCTTCGCCGCGCTGCCGATCGCGCCCCGTCCCGTGGTCGTGCTGCACCGTGGCGATGTCGAGCAGCCGGGCGAAGAGGCAAAGCCGGGGGCTCTCTCGGCGCTGGCTGGACTCGAACATCGGTTCGTCTTGTCCGATCCGGCAAACGAGGGGGAGCGCCGCGTGGCGTTGGCCCACTGGCTTACGGCGCGCGACAACGTGTTGACCTGGCGCTCGATCGTGAATCGCGTCTGGCACTATCACTTTGGACGCGGCCTGGTCGATACGCCCAACGACTTCGGACGGAACGGCTCGCGGCCGTCGCACCCCGAGTTGCTCGATTGGCTGGCGATCGAGTTCCGCGACAACGGACAATCGCTGAAGGCATTGCATCGCCTGCTGGTTACCAGTGCCGTGTATCGACAGGCGTGGCGCGATGACGCGCAGGCCGAATCGGTCGATGCCGAGAATCGCTGGTTGTGGCGCATGCCCCGCCGGCGACTGGAGGCCGAAGAGATCCGCGACGCGCTGCTGGCGATTAGCGGCAAGCTCGATAGTGCGATGGAGGGGCCCAGCTTCGAGCTGTTCGAGTTCGAGGACGACCATTCGCCACGCTACCAATACGTCGCCATGGATCGTCCCGACGTGTTTCGCCGCACGGTTTACGCGCGGGCGGTGCGGAGCGTGCCTAACCCCTGGCTCGAGGCGCTCGACTGTCCCGATCCCTCGCTGAGCGCGCCGGTGCGCACGACCACGATTACGGCACTCCAGGCATTGGCGTTATTGAACAATCCCTTCGTGTTACGACAGGCCGAGTATCTGGCCGCACGTTTGGAAGGGGAGGCCACCACGCCGGCGGAACGCATCGAGCGCGCTTACTTGCTGGCGCTAGGGCGACCGTCCCGACCGAACGAGCGAGCGGCCATGCTCGACTTTGTGGCCAAGTACGGCCTGCCGAATGCTTGCCGCGTGTTGCTGAATACCAACGAGTTTGTCTTCATCGAATAACAGGCATGCCATGCCGCTACGAAACTTGCCAAATGCCGGCTTGCCTGCATCGACGGGCATCAACCGCCGCCAGTTCATCTGGCAAACCGGTGGCGGTTTCGGCGGGCTGGCGCTGGCGGCCCTCTTGGGCCACGACGGACTATTCGCGAGCGAGCAAGCTTCCTCCGCCGGCACGGCCACGCCGCGGCCGGAGTTCAACGGCGGCCTGCACCATCAGGCCCGCGCCAAGTGCGTCATCCAGCTCTTCATGTCGGGCGCGGCGAGCCAATGCGATACGTTCGATTACAAACCGCTATTGATCGAGCGGAACGGTCAGCCCTTCAACCCCGGGGGCAAGGTCGAACTGTTTCAGAGCACGCCGGGCGCCGTCATGCAAAGCCCCTGGAGCTGGGCGCAGTACGGCGAGTCGGGCAAGTGGATGAGCAGCCTGGTCCCCGAGCTCGCCACCTGCGTCGACGACATGGTCTTTCTGCCGTCGATGCAAGCGAAGTCGAACGTGCATGGGCCAGCAACATTCATGCAGGCGACCGGTTTCGTGCTGCCCGGTTTTCCTAGCATGGGCGCCTGGATCAGCTACGCGCTGGGCAACGCGAACGACAATTTGCCCACGTTCGTGGCGCTGCCCGACTCGCGCGGGTTTGCTCCGAATGGTCCGGCGAACTGGGGCCCCGGTTTTCTGCCCGCGGCGCATCAGGGGACGATGGTGCGGCCCGGTTCCGAGAACCCGATCTTCGACCTCTTTCCGCCAACGGGTGGTTACGTCACCGACGAAAGCGAGCACGCGGGGCGCGAATTACTCGCGCAATTGAACGAAGAGCATCTCGCCCAGCGCGCGGGAGACGCGCAGCTCGAAGCCCGCATTGCCTCGTACGAACTAGCGGCGCGATTGCAGTTGAGTGCCCCCGAGGTGCTCAGCCTGGCCGATGAATCGCGGCAGACGCTCGATCTGTACGGGGTCGATGATCCGGTGACGGCCGATTTCGGGCGCAATTGTCTGATCGCTCGCCGGCTGGTCGAGCGCGGGGTGCGCTTCGTCCAGGTGTGGAGCGGCGCGGACAATGGCTTCCCCCGCCGCAATTGGGATAGCCACGAGGATCTGGCCCGCGATCACGGCGACATGGGGCGCAGCATGGATCGTCCGGCCGCGGCGCTCATCAAGGATCTCAAGGCCCGCGGCATGCTCGACGAAACGATCGTGCTCTGGACGACCGAGTTCGGCCGCATGCCCTGCAGCCAGGGAAGCAGGGGGCGCGACCACAATCCCGACACGTTTACGTCCTGGGTCGCCGGCGGCGGCTTTCGCGGCGGGACCGTTTACGGTGCCAGCGACGAATGGTCGTTTCGCGCGGTCGAGCATCCCCTCTACTGCTACGATCTCCACGCCACGATCCTGCACCAATTGGGGATCGACCACACGCGGCTCACCTTCCGCCACAACGGCATCGACCGCCGGCTGACCGACGTCCACGGCAAGGTGATTCGAGACGTGGTGGGATGAAATCCCTCCTTGGATGACGTGGTTTAGCAGATTAGGGTTCCGGCTCGCGTGCCTCGTCAATCTGTCGTCGCGTGAGAAACCGACGTTGTCCGCGGCGAATCCACAGGACTCTGACCATGTCCTTGTCGACAAAAAAGATTACACGGTAGATGTTTTGTCGTCGCCCAAAGAGGAGCTCACGTAACTCGACATTCGTTTTTCGTTACTCACGCGCGAGCGGACACCGTTGCGGAGTATTCTTCAAGCTCCCCGAGGGAAAAACCAAAGACCTGGCGGACTTGAAAACAAGTGGCCTGCATCCGATGATGGGGCACGCGCTGGCGGGGCCGTTGTGGCGTTCTGTCCGATGGTTCGGCCGGCGTTCATCTTGCAACCGTTCACCTGTAGCCAACGCGGCTCGCCCCACCCGCGCCGCCGCGAGGATCCCCTGTGAATAGCGACGAGCATGCCGAAGGAGTCGAACTCGAGACTCCGCTTCCCCACGTCCAGGGTGGCGATCATCAGCCCCCGGCCGCCAAGAAGATCCACGACGCCACCGCCCCCGATGCCTCGAAGCGCAAGCGCATTCGCGAACTCGAGGTGATGGTCGCCGACGTCATCACCGAGACGCACGATACCTCGACGCTGGTGTTCTTCACCGGCAACGACCGCCTCGAGTACGAGCCCGGGCACTTTCTCACGATCGACCCGCATCAGTTTGCGGCGCTCGACCGTTTCACGCGTTATCTCGAGGACATGAAGGGGAAGAAAGAGCCGCCGCGTGCCTACTCGATGTGCTCCGCCCCGGACGAGAAGTATCTGGCCGTCACGGTCAAGGAAGAGAACTACGTTACCGGCCAGACGAAGTACCCGCCGCTGCTGTCGCCGCTGCTCGTGCGGCGCATCAATCGTGGCACGCGCATGACGATCACCGGCTTCACGGGGCCTTATGTCCTGCCGCACGATATCGAGTCGCGGACCGATCATCTGGTGCATTTGTGCGCCGGCTCGGGCAGCGTGCCGAATTTCAGCATCATCAAGCACGCCCTTTCGCGGCGGATGAAGCTGCGGCATACCTTTATCTACACGAACAAGACCTACCACGACATCATCTTCCGACAGCAGTTGGATCAACTCTGCGAGATGTATCCCGAGCAGTTGCAGGTCGTCCACTGCGTCACGCGCGAAGAGAATGTCGAGCGGCGCGGACCCTGCTACCGCAAGGGGCGCATCAACGCCGAAGTCATCAGGCAGTACGTGCCCGATATCTCGACGGCCGCTTACTTCTGCTGCGGGCCGGGCATTACGAAGTTCGATCGCGAGGCCGCCAAGGCGCGCGGGGAGCAAGCGGCGCCCCGGTTTCTCGAGTCGACGCTTTCGGCTCTCGAAGAGCTGGGCGTGACCAAGAAGCAAATCCACCGCGAGAGTTACGGCTGATTCGCCCGCGTGTGGCCCTGCTGGACAAAGCCCGCGGTGGCAATCATCCGCTTCTGCGATAGGGGAGTCGAAACATGTCGGTCATGCGGTGGCTTGGCGTTGCGGTCTTTCTGGGGCTGCTGGTGAAATCCAGTGTGGCGGCCGAATCGAAACCGAACGTCCTCTTCATCGCCGTCG
Protein-coding regions in this window:
- a CDS encoding trypsin-like peptidase domain-containing protein; the encoded protein is MLVQIARRCGRPVGSIITRSRLAVALALSLSLCGLVASTDASELRRSAIVRAVQGAAPSVVNINGEKVLSPGDAGFTHTNSENRVNGMGTGVIIDDRGYIITNFHVVDGVEQIKVTLANRETMLAKVVSNDPSTDLAIIKIDSREPLPVLKIGTSKDLMAGETVIAVGNAFGYEHTVTVGIISALHRSVQVGDAQKYEDLIQTDASINPGNSGGPLLNIDGDLIGINVAVRVGAQGIGFAIPIDTALEVAADLLSTRRVDHTWHGVVTTSAEDVDDRAVVVAGFDDESPAARSGLKVGDRIQSIAGRRVERPCDLERAMLGHRPGDEIEIDVVRASEETTVKLVLAGVPESMRAPTGDPFWEVLGVRLKTIPSKQFQRHGTRYRGGLAITAVRPDGPAARQGIRRGDVLVGMHVWETISLENVSYILNRPDFAKFEPVKFYILRGNETLYGSLSVSRR
- a CDS encoding oxidoreductase gives rise to the protein MVADVITETHDTSTLVFFTGNDRLEYEPGHFLTIDPHQFAALDRFTRYLEDMKGKKEPPRAYSMCSAPDEKYLAVTVKEENYVTGQTKYPPLLSPLLVRRINRGTRMTITGFTGPYVLPHDIESRTDHLVHLCAGSGSVPNFSIIKHALSRRMKLRHTFIYTNKTYHDIIFRQQLDQLCEMYPEQLQVVHCVTREENVERRGPCYRKGRINAEVIRQYVPDISTAAYFCCGPGITKFDREAAKARGEQAAPRFLESTLSALEELGVTKKQIHRESYG
- a CDS encoding PSD1 domain-containing protein encodes the protein MNLARACLVALRCCALCVGIIAAWALHGQVTCAEDLFRDKVAPLLETRCLECHRGIAARAKLSLASRADVLRGGEGGPAVEPGKPDESLLLDYISGDDPAMPKDAEPLAAAEVEAVRAWIAAGAEWPADVTLQARSLDGKAWWSLAPLEQPAVPQVEGDSAWARTPVDSFVLAKLVEAGLQPGREADRRTLIRRLTYDLHGLPPTPEEIDAFLADEDPQAYEQLVDRLLASPRYGERWARHWLDVVHFGESHGYDKDKKRNHAWPYRDYVIRALNEDRPYAPFVEEQVAGDVLRPGDVEAIAATGFLVAGPWDFVGHVELREGTVDKFKTRAIDRDDIVANTMSTFSSLTVHCARCHDHPFDPIPQHDYYQLQADFAGIDRGDRNCDAPELNARRHELTVQRDAARQKLEAAKAAAKDAPNSPLTELEQELTRCEAELASVPPPHLIFAALPIAPRPVVVLHRGDVEQPGEEAKPGALSALAGLEHRFVLSDPANEGERRVALAHWLTARDNVLTWRSIVNRVWHYHFGRGLVDTPNDFGRNGSRPSHPELLDWLAIEFRDNGQSLKALHRLLVTSAVYRQAWRDDAQAESVDAENRWLWRMPRRRLEAEEIRDALLAISGKLDSAMEGPSFELFEFEDDHSPRYQYVAMDRPDVFRRTVYARAVRSVPNPWLEALDCPDPSLSAPVRTTTITALQALALLNNPFVLRQAEYLAARLEGEATTPAERIERAYLLALGRPSRPNERAAMLDFVAKYGLPNACRVLLNTNEFVFIE
- a CDS encoding DUF1501 domain-containing protein, giving the protein MPLRNLPNAGLPASTGINRRQFIWQTGGGFGGLALAALLGHDGLFASEQASSAGTATPRPEFNGGLHHQARAKCVIQLFMSGAASQCDTFDYKPLLIERNGQPFNPGGKVELFQSTPGAVMQSPWSWAQYGESGKWMSSLVPELATCVDDMVFLPSMQAKSNVHGPATFMQATGFVLPGFPSMGAWISYALGNANDNLPTFVALPDSRGFAPNGPANWGPGFLPAAHQGTMVRPGSENPIFDLFPPTGGYVTDESEHAGRELLAQLNEEHLAQRAGDAQLEARIASYELAARLQLSAPEVLSLADESRQTLDLYGVDDPVTADFGRNCLIARRLVERGVRFVQVWSGADNGFPRRNWDSHEDLARDHGDMGRSMDRPAAALIKDLKARGMLDETIVLWTTEFGRMPCSQGSRGRDHNPDTFTSWVAGGGFRGGTVYGASDEWSFRAVEHPLYCYDLHATILHQLGIDHTRLTFRHNGIDRRLTDVHGKVIRDVVG